The window TCTCCTGCCGGGGGTCCTGACCGTCATCATGATCAACCAGCTCACCGAAGAAGTCACCAAGCCTTACGGCGACTATAGCTGGGCCAGTCTCATCTCCATCGGCTGGAACTGGGTCGGCATCACCTTCCTTCTTTCCTTCATCTTTGCCGTTCAACCCTGGCGCACCCGGGCGAACCTGGAAAAAGGGCGCAGCGACGGTGAACCGGAATGACCGGAATGTGATCCGGATCACTGTCCGGGAAGGAAGATCTCTGTTACAATGGGAAACAATAGTCGGCGATTTCTTTAAGAATCCATACCGGGAGGATTTCATGTCGGAAGAGAAGAAAGTCTGTTTTGTCTGTGGAAATGATGAAGATGCGAACGTTCTGCTCCCCTGCCGGACGGAGGGGAAGGATCTGTGGGTTTGTGTGAGGTGTCTGCCGCCGCTTATCCACGGCCAACATTAAAAAGCATCTTCCACAAATTCCCCATCTGCCCCTTCGATATATTCCGTTCTTGCGGTTCGGTCGGCTCACCATGCCCGGAAAGTTTAATGGACCGTTCGTGGTGAGCTTGTCGAACCATGAACGGAATCCGGAGGGTTGATGTAATCATGTTTTTTGCCCGCTCAAAAACCGATGAGGAAAAGATCAAAAAGGACATCCGTGTCCTGGCCGATCTGACCGAGGTCTACTGCAAAAAGAAACATGCCGGGGCGGAACGCACCCCCATCATCGCAAAGGGGAGGATCTCCGGCTATGGTGATTTGCTGAAAGTCTCCCTCTGTCCCGACTGTACAAAACTGGTTCTTCACGGTGCCGTGAAACGGATTCAATGCCCCATGAACCCCAAACCGGAGTGCAGGAGATGCCCCGAGCACTGTTATCACCCGCGGTATCGGGACCAGGTCCGGGAAGTCATGCGTTTTGCCTGGCGTTATCTCCTCTTGCGGGGACGGATCGACCTCGTTTTCAAACACCTGTACGGCCGGGGAGGTCCTTAAATAATTAAATGACGGAATCTCCCAAAGAAGAACCATTCTCTTAAAAGGATAGGGGGTGGGGACTTTCTCAATATTTTCTTGACTTTTTTCCCGGGTCACTGTATTTTCAGTACACTTTTTGGACCGATTTTGTCGTGAAATAGCTGGGAAATGAGGTTCGCAGAATAAATATTATGTAATCAGCGCAATATCTTGCAGTATTACCGATCCCCGGTAGCTCAGTCGGTAGAGCAGGTGGCTGTTAACCACCCTGTCGCTGGTTCGAGTCCGGCCCGGGGAGCCATAAAACAAGAAAGTCCCCCCTTTTGTGGGGGACTTTTTGTTTTTGTGTTCTCC is drawn from Deltaproteobacteria bacterium and contains these coding sequences:
- a CDS encoding nitrous oxide-stimulated promoter family protein is translated as MNGIRRVDVIMFFARSKTDEEKIKKDIRVLADLTEVYCKKKHAGAERTPIIAKGRISGYGDLLKVSLCPDCTKLVLHGAVKRIQCPMNPKPECRRCPEHCYHPRYRDQVREVMRFAWRYLLLRGRIDLVFKHLYGRGGP